Within the Streptomyces sp. R41 genome, the region GATCGTCACCGCGGGCGTCCCCACCTCGCCGCTCGCGCAGATGGAGGCGCAGACCGACCCCCAGGTGGGCGGCCCGAGCGTCTCCAACCCGTGGCGGCCCGTGTGGCAGCTGAACAAGCCCTCGGCCTGGACGCTGACCCTGAGCAATACTGCGGGCACCGTCGTGCGTATCCAGACCGGCGCCTCCACCGCCGCCGCGGTCCGCGCCTCCTGGAACGCCCAGAACGACTCCGGCACCTATGTGCCGCGCGGCACCTACACCTGGAAGCTCACCGCCGAGCCGCGGGACGGTCAGGGCCCCGCCCTGACCCTGACCGGCACGACAACCGTGAACTGAACGACACGTCCGCCACGCCCGGGATACGGACTCATGAGTATCGAGGCCTGGTCTGGGACATCGATACTGCATTCTTCGGGGGATAACCCCCGAACCCCCAGCCGGGAGCGGCGCCGCGGTACCGTCGGTTCATGAGCATCAAGGCCGTGGTCTGGGACATCGACGACACGATCTTCGACTACACGGCCGCGGACCAGGCCGGGATGCGCGCGCACTTGGCGGCCGAGGGTCTGCTCGACGGGTATGAGTCCGTCGAGCAGGCCCTCGCGCGCTGGCGGCAGGTCACCGATGCGCAGTGGGCGAGGTTCTCGGCGGGGGAGACGGACTGGCAGGGTCAGCGCCGGGAGCGGGTCAGGGTGTTCTTGGAGGAACGGCTGACCGATGCCGAGGCCGACGCGTGGTTCGACCGGTATGTCGCGCACTACGAGGCCGCCTGGGCCCTCTTCCCGGACGTGCTGCCCGCTCTCGACGCCCTCGCCGCCAGCCACCGACACGCCGTGCTGTCCAACTCCAGCCTCCGGGTTCAGGACGGCAAACTCCGCGTCCTCGGGGTACGCGAGCGCTTCGAGGCCGTCCTGTGCGCGGCCGAGCTCGGCGTCTCCAAGCCCGCCGCGGAGGCCTTCCACGCCGCCTGCGATGCCCTCGGGCTGCCCCCGCAGCAGGTCGCGTACGTCGGCGACCACCCGGAGATCGACGGGCGCGGCGCCGCCGACGCGGGTCTGCTCTCCGTCTGGATCGACCGTGGCGGCGCTCACACCGTGGACGACGGCGGACCGGCCGGCCCGCGCCGGATCGCCTCGCTGGCCGAACTCCCCGCGGTCCTCGGCGCGGATACCCGTTTTGGAGCGCCG harbors:
- a CDS encoding HAD family hydrolase, with the translated sequence MSIKAVVWDIDDTIFDYTAADQAGMRAHLAAEGLLDGYESVEQALARWRQVTDAQWARFSAGETDWQGQRRERVRVFLEERLTDAEADAWFDRYVAHYEAAWALFPDVLPALDALAASHRHAVLSNSSLRVQDGKLRVLGVRERFEAVLCAAELGVSKPAAEAFHAACDALGLPPQQVAYVGDHPEIDGRGAADAGLLSVWIDRGGAHTVDDGGPAGPRRIASLAELPAVLGADTRFGAPSTFG